A stretch of the Arachis stenosperma cultivar V10309 chromosome 6, arast.V10309.gnm1.PFL2, whole genome shotgun sequence genome encodes the following:
- the LOC130933243 gene encoding ribonuclease III domain-containing protein RNC1, chloroplastic-like isoform X2: MHRFRGNIWDYDCKPKVMQTLGYPQEMNDMTPDITEARNIELGLGLQLCFLHPSKYKLEHPRFCYERLEYLGQKIQDLVMAERLLMKHLDAPGLWLQNRHRRLLMNKYCGRYLRAKHLHHYIIYGESVQDKYEHNRRLRNPANTAVQQALHGLSYAVYGKRDVRRLMFEVFDFEQVQPQEV; the protein is encoded by the exons ATGCATCGGTTCAGAGGGAATATATGGGATTATGATTGCAAACCAAAGGTTATGCAGACCCTTGGATATCCACAGGAAATGAATGATATGACTCCAGATATTACCGAAGCCCGGAACATAGAGCTCGGACTTGGATTGCAG CTATGTTTCTTGCATCCATCAAAGTACAAACTTGAGCATCCTCGATTTTGCTATGAAAGATTAGAATACCTTGGCCAAAAGATACAG GATTTGGTGATGGCTGAACGACTGCTGATGAAGCATTTAGATGCTCCTGGGCTGTGGCTACAAAATAGGCACCGCCGCCTTCTTATGAACAAGTATTGTGGAAGATATTTGAGGGCTAAACATCTTCACCATTATATTATATATGGTGAAAGTGTTCAAGACAAGTACGAGCACAATCGGCGACTGAGAAACCCAGCCAACACAGCAGTTCAACAAGCTCTTCATGGACTTTCATATGCTGTTTATGGGAAACGCGATGTGAGACGTTTGATGTTTGAGGTTTTTGACTTCGAGCAAGTACAACCTCAAGAAGTGTAA
- the LOC130933243 gene encoding ribonuclease III domain-containing protein RNC1, chloroplastic-like isoform X1 — MELTSSFILSRNYSFSSSLSPFQTNNPKVPLITTTTTTGSPHSLRIIAVANAVNDPPPQNPQPLPENSPQRLLKELAERRKITSPKKKSPPRRFILRPPLDDKKLAERFLNSPQLTLKSFPLLSSCLPSRRLNAADNTWIDDCLLEAKQALGYPLEPSSSLDDDNPAKQLDTLLYLAFQHQGFERSRARHVRCGHSRLFFLGQYVLELAFAEFFLQRYPREGPGPMRERVFGLIGKSMMPRWIKEASLHNLVFPFDDMDKLVRKEREPPVKSVFWALFGAIYLCFGMPEVYRVLFEVFGMDPDADYCQPKLRRQLEDVDYVSTEFEAKISWQDMVAYKPPADALFAHPRLFRACVPPGMHRFRGNIWDYDCKPKVMQTLGYPQEMNDMTPDITEARNIELGLGLQLCFLHPSKYKLEHPRFCYERLEYLGQKIQDLVMAERLLMKHLDAPGLWLQNRHRRLLMNKYCGRYLRAKHLHHYIIYGESVQDKYEHNRRLRNPANTAVQQALHGLSYAVYGKRDVRRLMFEVFDFEQVQPQEV, encoded by the exons ATGGAACTCACTTCCTCTTTCATACTCTCCCGCAATTACTCTTTCTCATCCTCCCTCTCCCCATTCCAAACCAACAACCCCAAAGTACCCCTCAtcactaccaccaccaccaccggCAGTCCCCATTCCCTCCGCATTATCGCGGTCGCCAACGCCGTAAATGACCCGCCCCCACAGAATCCGCAACCTCTTCCTGAAAACAGCCCCCAGCGGCTCCTGAAGGAGCTCGCGGAGCGCAGGAAGATAACATCCCCAAAGAAAAAATCTCCGCCAAGAAGGTTCATCCTGCGTCCCCCACTAGACGACAAAAAACTCGCAGAGAGATTCCTCAACAGCCCCCAACTAACTCTCAAATCATTCCCCTTACTCAGCTCCTGCCTCCCTTCCAGGCGCCTCAACGCCGCCGACAACACGTGGATCGACGACTGCCTTCTAGAAGCCAAGCAAGCCTTGGGGTATCCTCTAGAACCTTCATCTTCATTGGATGACGATAACCCCGCGAAGCAGCTCGACACTCTGCTGTACCTTGCGTTTCAGCACCAGGGGTTCGAGAGGTCCCGTGCGAGGCACGTGAGGTGCGGGCACTCGAGGCTGTTCTTTCTTGGCCAGTACGTGCTGGAGCTTGCCTTTGCTGAGTTTTTTCTTCAGAGGTATCCGAGGGAGGGGCCGGGTCCGATGCGGGAGAGGGTGTTTGGCTTGATTGGGAAGTCCATGATGCCGCGGTGGATTAAGGAGGCGAGTTTGCACAATTTGGTGTTCCCTTTTGATGATATGGATAAGCTTGTTAGGAAGGAAAGAGAGCCACCCGTCAA GTCTGTCTTTTGGGCTCTATTTGGGGCAATCTATCTGTGCTTCGGTATGCCGGAAGTATACCGTGTTCTTTTTGAAGTCTTTGGAATGGATCCAGATGCTGACTATTGCCAGCCCAAACTGCGTCGACAACTCGAAGATGTAGATTATGTGTCTACTGAATTTGAAGCCAAGATAAGCTGGCAGGACATGGTTGCCTATAAG CCTCCTGCAGATGCCCTGTTTGCACATCCGCGGTTGTTCAGAGCCTGTGTTCCCCCAGGCATGCATCGGTTCAGAGGGAATATATGGGATTATGATTGCAAACCAAAGGTTATGCAGACCCTTGGATATCCACAGGAAATGAATGATATGACTCCAGATATTACCGAAGCCCGGAACATAGAGCTCGGACTTGGATTGCAG CTATGTTTCTTGCATCCATCAAAGTACAAACTTGAGCATCCTCGATTTTGCTATGAAAGATTAGAATACCTTGGCCAAAAGATACAG GATTTGGTGATGGCTGAACGACTGCTGATGAAGCATTTAGATGCTCCTGGGCTGTGGCTACAAAATAGGCACCGCCGCCTTCTTATGAACAAGTATTGTGGAAGATATTTGAGGGCTAAACATCTTCACCATTATATTATATATGGTGAAAGTGTTCAAGACAAGTACGAGCACAATCGGCGACTGAGAAACCCAGCCAACACAGCAGTTCAACAAGCTCTTCATGGACTTTCATATGCTGTTTATGGGAAACGCGATGTGAGACGTTTGATGTTTGAGGTTTTTGACTTCGAGCAAGTACAACCTCAAGAAGTGTAA